A region from the Kryptolebias marmoratus isolate JLee-2015 linkage group LG9, ASM164957v2, whole genome shotgun sequence genome encodes:
- the LOC108242089 gene encoding gap junction alpha-3 protein-like, giving the protein MGDWNLLGKLLEKAQEHSTVVGKVWLTVLFIFRILILSAATEKVWGDEQSGFTCDTKQPGCENVCYDFTFPISHARFWVLQIIFVSTPTLIYLGHILHLVRMEEKQREKEKERELHADHQALMVDTHHKKALVRDEKGRVRLQGELLRTYVFNVIFKTLFEVGFIVAQYLLYGFELKPMYTCDRPPCPNVVNCYISRPTEKTVFIIFMLGVASVSLFLNLIEIYHLGFTKCRQGMTFRRSRQALETSIKGPSATAVPFVPSYDEYLQAHHQAQPAYPAVPGYSLSPPSEGTDSSFHPYHSKAAYKQNKDNLAVERSSSKPEECDLKGKKGAGSAPGSPTQTRLGHGARHSSSKTRIDDLKI; this is encoded by the coding sequence ATGGGAGACTGGAACCTGCTGGGAAAGCTTCTGGAGAAAGCCCAGGAGCACTCCACCGTGGTGGGGAAGGTGTGGCTCACCGTCCTCTTCATCTTCCGCATCCTGATCCTGAGCGCCGCCACAGAGAAGGTGTGGGGCGACGAGCAGTCGGGCTTCACCTGCGACACCAAGCAGCCCGGTTGCGAGAACGTGTGCTACGACTTCACCTTCCCCATCTCCCACGCCCGCTTCTGGGTGCTGCAGATCATCTTCGTGTCCACGCCCACCCTCATCTACCTGGGGCACATCCTCCACCTGGTGCGGATGGAGGAAAAGCagagggagaaggagaaggagagggagcTCCATGCCGACCACCAGGCCTTGATGGTGGACACTCACCACAAGAAGGCTCTTGTGAGGGATGAGAAGGGACGGGTGCGCCTGCAGGGGGAGCTCCTGCGCACGTATGTCTTCAATGTGATCTTTAAGACGCTGTTCGAGGTAGGCTTCATCGTAGCGCAGTACCTCCTATATGGCTTCGAGCTTAAACCCATGTATACGTGTGACAGACCACCATGTCCCAATGTGGTGAACTGCTACATATCCCGCCCTACTGAGAAAACggtcttcatcatcttcatgcTCGGTGTGGCCAGCGTGTCGCTGTTCCTCAACCTCATCGAGATCTACCACCTGGGCTTCACCAAGTGCCGCCAGGGCATGACCTTCAGGAGGAGCCGGCAGGCCCTCGAGACCAGCATTAAAGGGCCCAGCGCGACCGCGGTGCCCTTCGTGCCGAGCTACGACGAGTATCTGCAGGCGCACCACCAAGCCCAGCCCGCCTACCCGGCTGTGCCCGGCTACAGCCTGTCCCCTCCGTCTGAGGGGACAGACTCATCCTTCCACCCCTACCACAGCAAGGCAGCATACAAACAGAACAAGGACAACTTGGCCGtagagaggagcagcagcaagCCGGAGGAATGTGACCTGAAAGGGAAGAAAGGAGCAGGATCGGCCCCCGGGTCCCCGACGCAGACGAGGCTCGGCCACGGTGCCAgacacagcagcagcaagaCTAGAATAGACGATCTAAAGATATGA